A portion of the Lolium rigidum isolate FL_2022 chromosome 1, APGP_CSIRO_Lrig_0.1, whole genome shotgun sequence genome contains these proteins:
- the LOC124656046 gene encoding uncharacterized protein LOC124656046 has protein sequence MNGFYSSIAHGLDALHGTLASSPDAAFMSAPFLQQAAALLRSLHSQLVHLVQRLHLPPGESWLDEYMDETSRLWEVCQVVKAGASALDTYCASAGRIDATLDDWYVHVVRAINAPRRQAVGLEQENRALADTRIDPASLLLDDRSPVEFKLNAFNGFRGVLYALRNASSFLLMLLVSGTVSCLPDLACCPNSPFRTSGAGYVSSMGRLRQRVAEEMEAVASEHSCSGIMMYEFRQARVGIESIKTEFDRVIATGYGNPGEIAERVEIIKGWIGMLRSGAESIVSELDDFFDEIVEGRKMLSDLCSHR, from the exons ATGAACGGCTTCTACTCGTCCATCGCGCACGGCCTGGACGCGCTCCACGGCACGCTGGCCTCGTCGCCGGATGCAGCCTTCATGTCGGCGCCGTTCCTGCAGCAGGCAGCGGCCCTGCTCCGCTCCCTGCACTCGCAGCTCGTCCACCTCGTGCAGCGCCTCCACCTGCCGCCTGGTGAGAGCTGGCTCGACGAGTACATGGACGAGACCTCCCGCCTCTGGGAGGTCTGCCAGGTCGTCAAGGCCGGCGCCTCCGCCCTCGACACCTACTGCGCCTCGGCCGGACGCATCGACGCCACGCTGGACGACTG GTACGTCCAC GTGGTGCGTGCGATCAACGCGCCGCGGCGGCAGGCCGTGGGGCTGGAGCAGGAGAACCGGGCGCTCGCCGACACCAGGATCGACCCGGCGTCGCTGCTGCTCGACGACCGCTCGCCCGTCGAGTTCAAGCTCAACGCCTTCAACGGCTTTCGCGGTGTGCTCTACGCGCTGCGCAACGCCAGCTCCTTCCTCCTCATGCTCCTCGTCTCCGGGACCGTCTCCTGCCTCCCGGACCTCGCCTGCTGCCCCAACAGCCCGTTCCGCACCTCGGGCGCCGGGTATGTCTCCTCCATGGGGCGCCTGCGCCAGCGCGTCGCCGAGGAGATGGAGGCGGTGGCCAGCGAGCACTCCTGCTCCGGCATCATGATGTACGAGTTCCGGCAGGCCAGGGTCGGCATTGAGAGCATCAAGACGGAGTTCGACAGGGTCATCGCCACAGGGTACGGCAACCCTGGGGAGATCGCCGAGAGGGTGGAGATCATCAAAGGATGGATCGGGATGCTGAGGTCAGGAGCTGAGAGCATCGTCAGTGAGCTGGACGACTTCTTCGATGAGATCGTAGAAGGCAGGAAGATGCTGTCTGACCTGTGCAGCCATCGCTGA
- the LOC124691391 gene encoding putative 1-phosphatidylinositol-3-phosphate 5-kinase FAB1D, whose protein sequence is MCPDMNPPHATREVASEVLDNNLNHHSLQDADHMRQNGSRNPAKSSSNNLSAGDNVSPDASLHKQEDVSRDPSAASADDRSSRSGDDSDGAESTNGKGNNTDPTGLENDSIWIPPEAADKGDETESVTGNIAYDDDDDDCGDGIKWGQSTFPAAGEEHEASPSPTDERENAMLEAMNGQLKILVSRFLASAGIPFEKGESSESWLDIVTCMSWEAALLIKPDAKIGNEMDPGSYIKVKCVASGTRWQSEVIKGLVFKKNTAHKHMPTNCHNPRLLLLKGALGLSGAGLSSFNSMDQEKDHLERTISKVMDICSPNVIMVEKTVSRDIQELVLKEGCTLILDMKLSRLQRIARCTGSPIISFPEVLDNPKLKQCDYFHTEKFVEEHNSASEGGKRLSKTLMFLEGFPRPLGCTILLRGANTEELKKVKQVMHYTVFAAYHLILETSFFEDQRVFLNDRNASKENYFATMIGPSAIGYDTAVTSGAIPLSHDDSPALRLYHATSNIYADGKKALSCSDVDAPVLITNSSLNELAEGANIQYSSTPLLHAGRLPPPVSEPLRKFNDKLRHQNINLPVTSMQETTDSQIEGMVQSGEEILSNGFHVGSKVEESAVPSENLDDTEDLLKQERTQDMCEKHDESSAVAEDVEYSGKENVYNKDQVDDALDSHSILILMSSQCITKQGTGDQSHLSRIKYYGNFDVSLGRYLQEILQSQKPSCSSCEAHIYSYTHQNGNLTVQTKQLMSQHSLPGESEGKIWMWTRCLRCEHEQGISKSTPRVLISSEARNLSFGKFLELSFSTHSAARRLSICGHLVNRDCLRFFGLGSKVARFRYSSVEIYTTCKPQPTLHFDNPSKENWLEEERRHVLARGMTLFSEIASLLQHLKNRCHDVVIANCGTFLPVKDFSELEELLIKDKANFEDSLVKTINQNGRSSSSVHELININWSYQDILLELYAWDCRLHDLFKCKPARQGNGANGYDPTDTVKKIYGASYEPDKQIDKLTCENTMKADGAAGITEHTSNKLGIDHNQLGEIAATLLDDSQEVGNSELSYNGASKDGVSTIGPGQLEVDSTTQTQKLTYEVSNDTELQGNGVLVHPIPMEQEHSSTLHKSRSSDWDDSERWIWSSFRESQLAYRKEIQIGCLEKFELVNHYSPSHLSPLFEKHEGDSPQFTVGPGGHILCVLEHEVSSIIACALAISEERRHDTIIMKEADDARGEHTKTMEKSYSLLSESSFISSPWSSIGSLDSEASFSSSISSYSSGDLSGYDTSPLLPLVHPEISVNGKVTLRRKYSVTCLYADQFHLLRKKCCPSELAYITSLSRCKSWDAQGGKSKALFAKTLDDRFVIKQIKKTEFESFIKFAPDYFKHAYHSLDTGSQTCLAKILGIYQVKKTRHGKEIKMDLMVMENLMFGHNISRIYDLKGSTFSRYVTNSNDPDTVYLDQNFVEDMGISPIYIGGRTKHLLQRAIWNDTSFLTSVNVMDYSLLVGVNKEKNELVFGIIDYLRQYTWDKQLETWVKTSLVPKNVLPTVISPKDYKKRFRKFMGKYFLAVPDTWSPDNSSESHKSFGHSNNKLVEAHKDDNLLQRPIQADA, encoded by the exons ATGTGCCCGGACATGAATCCACCCCATGCAACGAG GGAGGTTGCATCCGAGGTTTTAGATAATAATCTTAACCATCACAGCCTGCAAGATGCCGATCATATGCGACAGAACGGGAGCAGGAACCCTGCTAAGTCTAGCAGCAATAATCTGTCCGCCGGCGACAATGTCTCCCCCGACGCCTCGCTGCACAAACAGGAAGATGTGAGCCGCGATCCATCTGCCGCCTCTGCTGATGACCGCTCAAGTAGGTCTGGTGATGATTCCGATGGGGCTGAAAGTACGAATGGCAAAGGCAACAATACAGACCCCACAGGCCTTGAAAATGATAGCATCTGGATACCACCTGAAGCAGCAGACAAGGGAGACGAGACTGAGAGTGTTACTGGAAACATTGcttatgatgacgatgacgatgattgtGGTGATGGAATAAAGTGGGGGCAGTCAACTTTTCCAGCCGCCGGTGAGGAACACGAGGCCAGTCCCAGTCCTACGGACGAACGAGAAAACGCGATGCTGGAAGCCATGAATGGGCAGCTCAAGATACTTGTGAGTCGCTTTCTGGCCTCTGCCGGTATCCCCTTCGAAAAAGGAGAGAGCAGTGAGAGTTGGCTCGATATTGTGACCTGCATGTCGTGGGAAGCTGCACTTCTTATCAAACCTGATGCAAAAATCGGAAACGAAATGGACCCTGGATCTTACATTAAGGTCAAGTGTGTAGCATCTGGTACTCGCTGGCAAAG TGAGGTGATAAAGGGACTTGTCTTCAAAAAGAACACTGCTCATAAGCACATGCCAACCAATTGTCACAATCCTAGGCTGCTACTACTGAAAGGAGCACTTGGACTTTCTGGTGCTGGTTTATCGTCGTTTAACTCAATGGATCAG GAAAAAGACCATCTGGAGAGGACTATAAGTAAAGTAATGGATATATGCAGTCCCAATGTTATCATGGTCGAAAAAACTGTTTCACGAGATATACAGGAACTTGTACTAAAAGAAGGTTGTACACTAATTCTTGATATGAAGCTCAGCCGGTTGCAAAGAATTGCACGTTGTACGggttctcccataatatcatttccAGAAGTTTTGGATAACCCGAAGCTGAAGCAGTGTGACTACTTCCATACTGAAAAATTCGTTGAAGAGCATAACAGTGCCAGTGAAGGTGGGAAGAGACTATCTAAAACATTAATGTTCTTGGAAGGCTTTCCCAGACCATTGGGTTGCACG ATATTGCTACGGGGAGCAAATACTGAAGAACTGAAGAAAGTCAAGCAAGTCATGCATTACACAGTCTTTGCAGCATACCACTTGATCCTTGAAACATCTTTCTTTGAAGATCAGCGGGTATTCTTAAATGATAGGAATGCTTCAAAAGAAAATTACTTTGCCACTATGATAGGGCCATCAGCAATTGGTTATGATACTGCTGTTACGTCTGGTGCTATCCCTCTGTCACATGATGATTCTCCAGCACTTAGATTATACCACGCCACTTCGAATATCTATGCTGATGGGAAGAAAGCTCTCAGTTGTTCAGATGTAGATGCTCCAGTTTTAATCACCAATAGTTCTTTGAATGAACTTGCAGAAGGTGCAAATATCCAGTATAGCTCAACACCACTCCTTCATGCAGGAAGGCTACCACCACCAGTCTCAGAACCATTAAGAAAATTTAATGATAAGTTACGCCATCAGAACATTAATTTACCTGTGACATCAATGCAAGAAACAACTGATAGTCAAATAGAAGGCATGGTTCAATCCGGGGAAGAAATTCTTAGTAATGGATTTCATGTTGGGTCAAAGGTGGAAGAGTCTGCAGTTCCCAGTGAAAATTTGGATGACACAGAAGATCTCTTGAAACAAGAAAGAACTCAAGATATGTGTGAGAAACACGATGAATCATCCGCTGTGGCAGAAGATGTGGAATACAGTGGCAAAGAGAACGTTTATAACAAAGATCAAGTTGATGATGCACTTGATTCGCATAGTATACTGATTTTGATGTCTAGCCAATGCATCACAAAGCAGGGTACAGGTGACCAGAGCCACCTGTCCCGTATAAAATACTATGGGAATTTTGACGTTTCCTTAGGGCGATACTTGCAAGAAATTTTGCAGAGTCAG AAACCAAGCTGTTCCTCATGTGAGGCTCACATATACTCTTACACTCATCAAAATGGAAATTTGACTGTTCAGACAAAGCAACTTATGTCCCAACATAGTTTACCTGGCGAATCCGAAGGAAAAATCTGGATGTGGACTAGATGCTTGAGATGTGAACatgaacaaggaatatctaaatcgACTCCAAGAGTGCTAATATCATCTGAAGCGCGCAATCTCTCCTTTGGGAAATTCCTGGAACTCAGTTTCTCAACCCACTCTGCAGCCAGAAGGTTATCCATATGTGGTCATTTGGTGAACAGGGACTGCCTGCGCTTTTTTGG GTTGGGCTCCAAAGTTGCAAGGTTCCGTTACTCATCAGTTGAAATTTACACTACCTGCAAACCACAACCCACCCTCCACTTTGACAACCCCAGCAAAGAGAATTGgcttgaagaagagaggagacat GTTCTTGCTAGAGGTATGACACTTTTCTCTGAGATAGCAAGCTTACTACAACACTTGAAGAATCGATGTCATGATGTGGTAATAGCCAACTGTGGCACATTTCTACCTGTTAAAGACTTCTCTGAACTCGAAGAGTTGTTAATAAAAGACAAGGCCAACTTTGAG GATTCACTAGTAAAGACAATCAATCAAAATGGGAGatcatcttcatccgtgcatgaaCTTATTAATATAAATTGGTCTTATCAGGACATCCTACTTGAACTTTATGCATGGGACTGTCGGCTCCATGATCTTTTTAAGTGTAAACCTGCTAGACAAGGAAATGGTGCTAATGGCTATGATCCTACAGACACCGTTAAAAAGATTTATGGGGCCAGCTATGAGCCTGACAAGCAAATTGACAAATTGACGTGCGAAAATACTATGAAAGCTGATGGGGCAGCTGGGATCACCGAGCACACAAGCAACAAACTTGGCATTGATCATAATCAATTAGGTGAGATTGCAGCAACCTTGCTTGATGATAGTCAAGAAGTTGGGAATTCCGAGCTTTCTTACAATGGGGCTAGTAAAGATGGAGTATCTACCATTGGTCCTGGTCAACTAGAGGTGGACAGCACGACACAAACCCAGAAACTAACTTATGAAGTTTCAAATGATACAGAGCTCCAGGGAAATGGGGTACTGGTGCATCCAATTCCCATGGAGCAGGAGCATTCAAGCACTCTTCACAAGTCCAGAAGTTCTGATTGGGATGATAGCGAAAGATGGATTTGGAGTTCATTTCGTGAGTCTCAACTGGCTTACAGGAAGGAAATTCAAATTGGATGTTTGGAGAAATTTGAACTTGTTAACCATTATTCTCCATCTCATCTATCCCCCTTGTTTGAAAAGCATGAAGGAGACTCTCCTCAGTTCACGGTTGGCCCTGGTGGTCATATTTTGTGTGTATTGGAGCATGAGGTATCTAGTATAATAGCTTGCGCTCTTGCCATATCTGAGGAGCGTCGTCATGATACCATAATCATGAAAGAGGCAGATGATGCCAGGGGGGAGCATACCAAAACAATGGAGAAATCTTATAGTCTTCTATCTGAAAGTTCTTTTATTTCATCACCATGGTCATCTATTGGATCTTTAGACTCTGAAGCAAGCTTTTCATCTTCTATTTCATCATATTCATCTGGTGACCTTTCGGGTTATGATACCTCGCCTTTATTGCCCTTGGTACATCCAGAAATCAGTGTGAACGGAAAAGTAACTCTCAGACGCAAATATTCAGTTACTTGTTTATATGCTGATCAATTCCATCTTCTTCGAAAGAAGTGCTGCCCATCTGAACTTGCATATATTACTTCATTAAGCCGCTGTAAGAGCTGGGATGCTCAAGGTGGAAAGAGTAAAGCCTTATTTGCAAAGACACTGGATGATAGGTTTGTCATAAAGCAAATCAAGAAGACAGAGTTTGAGTCATTCATAAAATTTGCCCCTGATTACTTCAAGCATGCTTACCATTCTTTAGACACTGGGAGCCAAACTTGCCTTGCTAAAATATTAGGAATCTATCAG GTCAAGAAAACGAGGCATGGCAAAGAGATAAAGATGGATCTGATGGTGATGGAAAATCTTATGTTTGGGCACAATATTTCTCGGATTTATGATCTTAAAGGTTCTACTTTTTCACGATACGTCACGAACTCAAATGACCCTGACACTGTTTACTTGGATCAAAACTTTGTTGAAGACATGGGTATTTCTCCAATCTATATTGGTGGAAGAACAAAGCATCTCTTGCAGCGTGCAATCTGGAATGACACATCTTTTCTCACT TCAGTTAACGTTATGGATTATTCTCTGCTTGTGGGAGTGAACAAAGAAAAGAACGAACTTGTGTTTGGCATCATTGATTATTTGAGGCAATATACTTGGGACAAGCAACTGGAGACATGGGTGAAGACTTCTTTAGTACCAAAGAATGTTTTACCAACTGTGATTTCTCCTAAGGATTATAAGAAAAGGTTTAGAAAGTTCATGGGCAAGTACTTCCTCGCAGTTCCAGATACTTGGAGCCCTGACAATTCTTCTGAGTCACACAAATCTTTTGGTCATAGCAATAACAAGTTGGTAGAAGCCCATAAGGATGATAACCTGCTTCAGCGTCCAATTCAGGCTGATGCTTGA